A stretch of the Aegilops tauschii subsp. strangulata cultivar AL8/78 chromosome 4, Aet v6.0, whole genome shotgun sequence genome encodes the following:
- the LOC109738149 gene encoding uncharacterized protein, which translates to MRRSSVAWLAMWPALGRTSSSSPSRMAPGRRLTTRSLSSLRGGGPAQVENGVTWEDGSGVPVFAEYNLDELRASTDGFATDHIVFEHYEKEPNAIYHGPSSALAPPSPSSSSTAPPGLKHANSWRRLGQLGCCRAFACPTSSDDATRVASGCSLLSS; encoded by the exons ATGCGGAGAAGCAGTGTTGCCTGGCTGGCGATGTGGCCAGCACTAGGAAGGACATCGTCGAGCTCTCCTTCAAGGATGGCGCCTGGAAGACGCTTAACTACCAGATCGTTGTCCTCTCTAAGAGGAGGAGGGCCAGCTCAAGTAG AGAATGGCGTCACCTGGGAGGACGGCAGCGGCGTGCCCGTGTTCGCGGAGTACAACCTCGACGAGCTCCGCGCCTCCACCGACGGCTTCGCAACGGACCACATCGTCTTCGAGCACTACGAGAAGGAGCCTAACGCCATCTACCACGGGCCCTCTTCAGCTCTGGCACCACCGTCGCCATCAAGCTCTTCTACCGCTCCGCCTGGCCTGAAGCACGCCAATTCATG GAGGAGGCTAGGGCAGTTGGGCTGCTGCAGAGCGTTCGCTTGTCCAACCTCATCGGATGATGCTACGAGGGTGGCGAGCGGCTGCTCGTTGCTGAGTTCATGA